The DNA window AAGATTATTTAGGTTTATATTTAGAATGATATTGCTTATATCTTTTGTATTTGTCATAGTCAAATTTGGAAAGGCTATTATTGGAAAGGATATTGAAGATAATGAACCATTTCAAATCATAAAGGACACTTTTGTAAAGCAGCAAGGAAGAATTACAATTAAAAATATTGACGGTGATAGTGAGCTGCCTATAAAAAACAGCAGGTTTAGCATAACAAATATAGATACAGGTGAAGTAGCTGATACAATCACTACTGACAAAGATGGGATAGCCGTTTCAGATTTATTAGATTATGATAATGTATATGAAATAAAGCTTATTGAATCACATCCTTACTATCAGAGTGGCAAAGATGATATTCTTACTTTAGAAATAGATCAGGAAAATCAAGAGATTATCATTCAAAACAAAATGAATGAATATATAAAGCATGTTCAACAAACCGAAGATGGTGAGTTCATCATTGATGAGGTATATATTGATGTACCAACTGTCATGCAAAACCCTGAGCTGCCAAATGGTTGTGAAATTACGTCCCTAACGTCTGTACTAAACTATAAAGGCTATAATGCGGAGAAGACAGAGATGGCAGATGTATATCTGCCTAAAGAGGCATTCTATGTGAAAAATGAAAAATTATATGGCGCTAACCCATATAAGTCATATGCAGGAAATCCTAGAGAAAAAAATGGCTTTTTTTCTTATGCTCCTCCAATTGTGGAGGCAGCAAACAGCTATTTAGATACTGTTCAAGGTAAGGAAAAACCCATTGACATAAGCAATAGTACACGTGAGGAGATTATAGACTATCTAAATCAGGGTATTCCAGTTGTGATTTGGGTAACTCTTGATCTAAGTAAGCCAAAAATAAATTATTCCTGGTATTTAAGTGATACAGGAGAAAAGACAGATATGCCTATTAACTTACATTGTGTAGTGCTCAACGGTTATGCAGGGGATAATGTTCATGTAATGAATCCATTAAAAGGGCAAGTAGCTTATGATGCAGATGCTTTTTTTCAGAGCTATGTTGAACTAGGAAGTCATGCAGTGATTTTGCATTAGGAACTTTTAAAGCTGCTAGTACAATAGGTTAATTATTACCTTTGTATATAACAACAGAGAGAAAATGATCATTTTCTCTCTGCTTATTTTTACTATTGAACCAAATCTATATCCTGTTATCTAATGATGAACTATCATTAAGATTTTTTGCTATTAAAACTGATTTTTGAGCCATAAGAGTTAAAGGATCTATTAATGGAATATCTATATCTGACTGTTCCAACACTATGCTTATTTCTGTGCAGCCTGCTATAATCGCTTCAGCTCCCCTGCCTTTTAATTTCTCGACAATTTCCGCTAGATAATCTTTTAATTTACCAGACCTATTTCCAGCCTTTACTCCATCCTTGCCATAAATAATCTCCATAACATATTCTCTTTGCTCTTCCTCAGTTGGAATTATGATTTCTTTATCCTTTAATAAATTTTGGAAAAGATTTGTTTTTACAGTTCCTGAAGTTGCAATGACACCAATTTTATTGATATTGGTACATTGTTTATCTATATATTCTTTTGTTATTTCTAAAGCATTTAAAATTGGTACATTGATTTCTTTTTGAATTTCCTTGAAATAGTAATGTGAAGTAATACAAGGAATTATGATAAAATCTACTCCTGAGTTTTGCAAATTAGCTGCTGTTTTTACTAACTCAGAAACTGGACTAACAGATTTACCTAATATAGCACCAGTACGATCAGGTATTTTAGGATTATTATCAATTATTACTCTAATATGTTCACTATCGCACTTAGCATTAGTAAATCTTATTATTCTCTCAAATAAAACACATGTTGCATCTGGTCCCATTCCGCCTAATATTCCAATTATTTTTTCTCGCAATTTTCTCACTCCAATTCCTAAATAGTATATATTAAAATAATTAAATTCTATAGAGTAATGCATTTTCTATTTTATTCTTCTAACGGAAGCTAATATTAAAGAAAGGTTTTTACTTGACAACTTATATATATATCACAGATTTTAAGATTTGTCTTTATTTTTATAGAATTCTTTACTGGAAATTATTCCGGTATAGCAGAATAGCGATTATAGGACTTATAGCATAGGTATAGCATCTTGAAATATTGTTAAACTTATATTATAATTAATTAAATATAAGTTGTTGACAAATCTCATGGAAATATGACAATCCGAGCTTTACAGGCATTTCCTGTAAAGTTTTGTTTTAGAAGGCTTCATAGTACTTTTAGAAATGGTATATTAGAAATATAAGATAAAACAAAAGGGGAGATTAACGTATTATGAGAAGGACAAGAGGAAATGCTGACGAGAAAAAAGGCGCTCCAGAATGGATGACTACCTACGGTGATATGGTTACACTTTTACTTTGTTTTTTTGTCTTATTGTTTTCCTTTTCTTCAGTTGATGCTCAGAAATTTAAGGCTATCATGAACTCTTTTAAAGGTTCATCAGGAGTACTCAATGGTGGGCAGACCGTAAACTTTAACCAATTAGAACTTGAGGGAAAAATGGAAGGATTAACTGACGAGGAAGTAGAAGCCTCAAAAGAGCTTCAAGGCATAGCAGTAGATTTAAATGAGTATCTTAAGGGAAGAGGGTTTGATGAGCAGGTTAGTATTGAATACAATGAAAGATATGTAAAGCTGAACTTCTTGGATGGGGTATTATTTGATCCTGGAAAGGCTACGCTAAAAGATGATGCTGTTCAAGTTTTAGATGCAGTTGGAGTCAAGCTTTTAGAATATGATAAAAACAGAATAAAAGTTGAGGGACATACGGACACAGTTCCGATGAAATCTGCTCAATATCCTAATAACTGGTATCTATCAGCTGCAAGAGCCATTACTGTAGCGGAATATTACATTAATGAAAAGGGATTTGATCCTAAGCGATTGTCAGCAGAAGGGTTTGGAGAATATTCTCCAATTGCTGAAAATAGTACAGCAGAAGGAAGAATGAAAAACAGGAGAATAGAGATTAAGATTTTGAGTAGTATACATAGCGGAGAAAGCTTTTAGAAGGTATGTGATTTTTGAATAATTAAAATAGCTTGTAGTGAGATTATTTATAAAGATATTGATGTGCTAGTTAATAGAAATTGTTATTAACTAGCACAGCAGATTAAATTAATTATTAGTGAAATAGGAAGGTGTTAGCATGGATAATAAGGCAGTGGTTTTAGGAACGAACTATTATATTGCACTTAGCGCAATTCGTTGCTTAGGTGTACATGGGGTAAAAGTAGTGGCTATGGATTATTCGGAGAAGGATACTTACGCTGCTAAATCGAAATACCTTTCTGAAAGATTAATCGTACCACATTATAAAAAAGATACAAAGAGATTTATAGAATTCTTAATAGATTATGCTAAAAAACAAGAAAGCCCTCCTGTACTTATACCATGTCATGACCTGCACGCAGAAGTAATTGATGCACATTTAGAGGAGCTTAAGAAATATTACCTTATACCTCAGACAGAACCAGGTTTATGGACAAAGGTTATGGACAAAGGCTCACTATATCAATTAGCAATAGAACATGGGGTAGCTGTTCCAGAAACTGTTAGACTAGATGATGAAAACTTTTTAGAAAAGGTTGAAACTATTGTCAAGTATCCTTGTATCGTTAAACCAGTAGATTCTCCATCCTTTGTTGCCAAATTTAGGAGAAAGCTATTTAAGGTTCAAAATAGAGAAGAATTAGAAGAGGCATTAGACAAAGCAAAAAATGCAGGCTTAGAGGTTATTGTACAGAGAATTATTCCGGGCTTTGATGATCATATGTATACCTTTGATGCATATTTAAATCAAGATGCCAAGGTAACACATTGGTCTACATGTCAAAAATATAGACAATTTCCTATAAATTTTGGAGCTTCTGTCTATACCGGTCACAAATATGTGCCAGAGCTTTATGAAATAGGAGCAAAGTTCTTTGAGACAATTAAATTTAAGGGCTTTGCTGAGATAGAATTTAAAAAGGATTCTGAAACAGGAAAGTTTTACATGATAGAGGTAAATGCTAGAATAACTAATTTTAACAATTTATTATATAAACTTGGGCTAAATATACCTTATATAACATATAGAGAGATGACAGGAGCACCTTTAGAGCCAAAGTCATTTAAAGAAGATCAGAATCTAGTATTTTGGTATGCGTATGAGGATATATTAGCTATTAGAGATTATATTAAATCTGGACAACTCACATTTAAGGAAATTTTCAAATCCTTATTAAGACCAAAAGCATATGCAATATGGGACTGGAAGGATCCTATGCCAGCCTTTTCATATGCAGGAATAATAATGGGTAAGGTATTTAGAAAAATTTTTAAAACTAAAGATTAGATAAAATTGTTTCCTCAGGAGGTATGGAAATAAATGCTTTTAACAAAAGTAATCAAAGAACTTGATTGTATAAAAACAATAGGTGATTTAGATAAAGAGATTAGTGGAATAGCCTATGATTCTAGAGAAGTGGCGGACAATTTCATTTTTGTAGCTATTTCTGGCTTTACAGTAGATGGGCATGATTTTATTGAAAAGGCTATAGAAAATGGCGCTAATGTCATAATAGCTGAAAAGGATGTATTTATAAATAGGGCGGATGTCACATTTTTAAAAGTTAAGGACTCAAGAAAGGCATTAGCCAAAATATCGTCTAATTATTATAACAACCCTACTAAAAAGATTAATATGATTGGTATAACTGGAACCAATGGTAAAACATCAACATCATTTTTAATCAAATCTATATTTGAACAGGCTAAAAAACCTATAGACCTTATTGGTACCATTGGAAGCGTCATAGGAAAAAGATTAGCAAAAACTAAGAACACAACTCCAGAATCCCTTAATCTGCAACAAATGTTTTCTGAAATGGTAGACATTAACACTCAAAATTGTATTATGGAAGTATCATCACATGCACTAAGCCTCGATAGAGTGGCAGAATGTGATTTCAATACAGGTATTTATACAAATCTTACACCAGACCATCTAGAGCTGCATAATAGTATGGAAGAATATTTTCATGCAAAGGCTAAGCTATTTAAGATGACAAAAGACTACAATATTATTAATATAGATGATGAGTATGGTAGGAGATTGGTAGAAGAGGCAAAAAATCTAAAGTCTAAAACAATAACATATGGAATAGATAATAAGGCTGATATTTATGCAACAAGTATTTGTTATTCTGCTGATTTTACAAGCTTTGTAGCAAATACTCCAAAGGGAAGTATAGAGATTAAGGTTAATTTTCCAGGAAAGATTTATATATACAATAGTCTGGCAGCTATTGCTTGTGCTTATTGCAATGATATAGAGCTAAAGGACATTCAGAAAGGAATCGAAGCAGTAAAAGATATAAAGGGACGATTTGAAGTAGTGTATAAGGATAAGGACTATAAAATAATTGTTGATTTTGCACATACGGAAGATGGTTTGGAAAAAGCCCTATCAGCTATAAAACCTTTCACAAAGGGCAGACTCATTTTAGTTTTCGGTGTTTATGCAGCTCCAGGAGAAAAAGGAAGAGCTAAGCGTTATGCCATGGGTAAAGTGGCAGCTAAGTATTCTGACATTGCCGTCGTAACATCTGATAACCCCAAGGATCAAGACCCTAATTCTATCATAAAGGAAATTGTAGAATCTATAAAAGAACATAATGGTACTTATGTATCTTTAGTTGATAGGAAGGAAGCAATTAGATATGCTATTGAAATAAGCAAAAAAGATGATATTATTTTTGTTGCTGGAAAAGGGCACGAAACCTCTCAGAAAATAGGTAAAATAGAAGTACCTTTTAATGAAACTGAAATTATTACGGAAATTATAAAAAGTAGTACTAAGAAAACAAGTTAATTGACTGGCACAATACATTAGGTTACAACAATAAGAGAGGGTGATAAAAGTGTGTGGTTTTGTGGGGTTTGCTGATACGACTTTAGCTATAGATAAAGAAAAAGTTATCAAAGAAATGATGGATACTATAATCCATAGAGGTCCTGATAGTGGAGGAATATATACAGATAATAATGTCGCATTCGGCTTTAGACGGCTTAAGATTATTGACTTATCAGAGGAAGCTAGTCAGCCAATGTATAATGAGGATAAAACTTGTGTAATGATTTTCAATGGGGAAATATATAATTATCAGGAGCTGAGAAGTGAGCTTCAAGAAAGAGGACATATATTTAAAAGTAATACAGATAGTGAAGTAATCATACATGCCTATGAAGAATATGGAACAGACTTATTGCATAGATTAAGAGGAATGTTTGCTTTTTCAATATGGGATACTAAAAATGAAATAATGTTTTTAGCTAGGGACTATTTTGGGATAAAGCCCCTATATTATACTCAAAATACTTCTGATAATTCATTTATATTTGGCTCTGAAATAAAATCATTTTTAAAACAGCCAACGTTCAATAAAGAATTGAATAAAGATGCATTAAAGCCATATCTTACTTTCCAATACCCAGTTCTTGATGAAACCTTTTTTAAAGGTGTATACAAGCTTAAGCCAGCTCACTATATGATATATAAAAAAGGTAAAATACAAATAAAGCGTTACTGGGATCCAATGTATAATGAAAAAGATAACAGCCTAGAATATTACGTTGACAAAATAAAAGAGACTGTGGCTGAATCAGTTAAATATCATAGAATTAGTGATGTAAAAGTAGGTTCATTTTTATCTGGTGGAGTAGATTCAAGCTATATTACGTCATTATTAATGCCTAACAAAACTTTTTCAGTAGGCTTTAGTGATTATGAAGATATGTATAATGAAACAAACTTGGCTAAAGATTTATCGGACATGTTAGGGATAGAAAATCATAGAAAATTCATATCTGCTGAAGAGTCATTCGAAATGCTTCCGACTATTCAGTACCATATGGACGAGCCACAATCAAATCCATCGGTTGTGCCGCTATACTTTTTAGCTAAGCTTGCAAGAGAGCATGTCACAGTAGTATTGTCAGGCGAGGGTGCGGATGAAATATTTGGAGGATACGCTTGGTATGAGACAACACCAACAATGAAGAAATATAAGAAGATACCTAATTTTATTAGGCGTCCAGTTTCACTAGTCTGCAAAGCATTACCCAAGAATAGGATAACCAATTTTCTAGTAAAAGGCGGGCAAAGAGTAGAAAAGTGGTTTATTGGTCAAGCCAAAGTTTTTGAAGAAGAAGATGCATTGAAAGTGCTAAAAGATGAATATAAATCTGGCCCCTCTGTACAAAGTATTACAAAGAAAGTGTACGAGAAGGTCAAGGATCAAAGTGATGTTACTAAGATGCAGTATCTTGACATGAATTTGTGGTTGCCAGGAGATATTCTTCTGAAGGCTGATAAAATGAGTTCAGCACATTCGATAGAACTAAGAGTTCCATTTCTAGACAAAGAGGTCATGTCTTTAGGAGCTCAAATACCCGTAAAATATCGTGTCAATGATAAAAATAGTAAATACGCATTGAGAATTGCTGCAAAAGATACATTGCCAAGCGAATGGGCAAATAGAACTAAGGTAGGATTTCCAGTACCAATTAGATATTGGTTCCGTGAGGAAAAGTATTATAATATGGTAAAAGAAATGTTTCAGTCGGACGTAGCAAAAGAATTCTTTAATATTGAGGAAATTGTGAAATTAATTGAAGAGCATTATACAGGTAAAGAGAACCATGCTAGACAGATATGGACAATATATGTTTTTCTTATATGGTATAAAAAGTTTTTTATAGAATTATAATAGCACTGTAGAGTAGAGTTGCTTCATCGGATAGTATTTCTTTGATGCATTTTCTATATTTGAAACATCAGAACATGTATTTCTATTATGTTTTCATGCTAGATATCTATATTTAACGCCAGATATAAATAGTATAATAGATTCAGCTGAGCAAAGAATTATTTTATTAAGGGTATAATATTATTGTATTAAGAAATAAAGTGGGAGGTATGGCATGATAGTAACTACAACACCAAATGTAGACGGTAGAAAAATAAAAGAGTATAGAGGTATAGTCTTTGGAGAAGTAATTTCAGGTGTAAATTTTCTTAAGGATTTTGCTGCTGGACTTTCAAATTTTTTTGGAGGACGTTCACAATCTTATGAGGGAGAATTGATCAAAGCTAGAGAAGATGCATTGAGAGAAATGCAATCAAGAGCTTCTGCCCTTGGATGCAACGCAGTTGTTGGAGTTGATATTGATTATGAGGTTTTAGGAGAAGGAGGCAATATGCTTATGGTAACAGCCTCTGGAACTGGAGTTGTCCTAGAATAGTGGAAAATAAAGCATAAGTTATAAGAAACGACAAAAGTCCTGAGATATGTCCCATTATGCTAGATAGCAAAACAATAGAGCTATTAGCCAAAAGGGGAGTATATCATTATTTTGTCGTTTCTTTACCGTTTTTCTATACTAATTTTAAAATTGCCAGTACTAATAATAGAGCACCTGATAACCATGATAAGTTTATTTTTGCTGTTTCAGCAAGCTTTCTACCTAAGAACAATCCGGCTAGAATAGCAATTGCACCTGCAACTAAGGAAAACAGAATTGCAAGGATGTAATTAACCTCTCCTAAACTGCTTGCAAATCCTACTGCTAACGAATCTATGGAGAGAGCTATGGCAAGGTATAAAGCCTCCCTAGGATTGAGGTTTTTTGAATTATCTAAATCAGCTCTTGTTTCATCTAAATAAATATCCAGTACAAGCTGCATATCTGCAAATCTAAATTTAATTCTTTTATTTGAGCTTTCACTTTTCCTTAAATTAGCCTTTACAATCCCTTCAAGCAAATAATATATACCTAACAGCATAAGAGCTATAAAGCTAATTGTAGTAGCAAATCTGTTTGGCAATACCATTTTCAATATGGATCCTAAAAAAAGAGAAATCGCAAGAATAAAGGAGCAAATAGTACTAATAACGGCTACCGATGAAATAGGTATTTTAATCTTACTTGTTCCATAAGCAATGCTAGCTACAAAAGCATCTAAGGATAAAGCTATAACTAATAATAAGGCTTCTAACACAGAAACGCCCCCTCAACTAAAATCTAACATTATCATAATACTCTTTAGTAATTAAAAGGTTACAAGGGATGTTTCTTTTATCAAGGCTCATGTACTTCCTTAGATAAGTTATTTTCTTTTATAAAATTATGAAGTAAGTTAAAAAGTTTTTTTTTCGATTCACCAATATCTTCTGCATCGATAAAACTTAATCCAAATAAAAAAGTCGTAATAAGTTTTGCTGTATTAATAGAATTTATATCCTTTTTATAGCTTCCTTTCTGTTTCCCATTTTCAATTATTGAAGAAAATAATTTTATTTTTATATCGATTAATTCCTTAAGCAATTCTTGCATTTTTTTATTGCTTATGTAATGGTATTTGCTTACTATTATGATAGCATTATAATACTCATTTTCTAGCTTAAATAAAGAGTCTATATAATTATCCATTACTTCTACAGGATTCTCATCAGCGAGCACAATAGACTCTATAATACTTTTTTGCTTATCAACAATATATCTAATACAGTTTTCCCATAGTTCCTCTTTGCTAGAAAAATAATTATATATAGTAGTCCTTTTTATTTTTGCTAGCTTGGCGATTTTATCCATATCAATTTCGTTAAATCCGAATCTGGGAAAAGCTTCAATTGCCTTAAGTAAAATCAATTCTCTTGTCCCAGA is part of the Proteiniborus sp. MB09-C3 genome and encodes:
- a CDS encoding flagellar motor protein MotB, with translation MRRTRGNADEKKGAPEWMTTYGDMVTLLLCFFVLLFSFSSVDAQKFKAIMNSFKGSSGVLNGGQTVNFNQLELEGKMEGLTDEEVEASKELQGIAVDLNEYLKGRGFDEQVSIEYNERYVKLNFLDGVLFDPGKATLKDDAVQVLDAVGVKLLEYDKNRIKVEGHTDTVPMKSAQYPNNWYLSAARAITVAEYYINEKGFDPKRLSAEGFGEYSPIAENSTAEGRMKNRRIEIKILSSIHSGESF
- the asnB gene encoding asparagine synthase (glutamine-hydrolyzing); this encodes MCGFVGFADTTLAIDKEKVIKEMMDTIIHRGPDSGGIYTDNNVAFGFRRLKIIDLSEEASQPMYNEDKTCVMIFNGEIYNYQELRSELQERGHIFKSNTDSEVIIHAYEEYGTDLLHRLRGMFAFSIWDTKNEIMFLARDYFGIKPLYYTQNTSDNSFIFGSEIKSFLKQPTFNKELNKDALKPYLTFQYPVLDETFFKGVYKLKPAHYMIYKKGKIQIKRYWDPMYNEKDNSLEYYVDKIKETVAESVKYHRISDVKVGSFLSGGVDSSYITSLLMPNKTFSVGFSDYEDMYNETNLAKDLSDMLGIENHRKFISAEESFEMLPTIQYHMDEPQSNPSVVPLYFLAKLAREHVTVVLSGEGADEIFGGYAWYETTPTMKKYKKIPNFIRRPVSLVCKALPKNRITNFLVKGGQRVEKWFIGQAKVFEEEDALKVLKDEYKSGPSVQSITKKVYEKVKDQSDVTKMQYLDMNLWLPGDILLKADKMSSAHSIELRVPFLDKEVMSLGAQIPVKYRVNDKNSKYALRIAAKDTLPSEWANRTKVGFPVPIRYWFREEKYYNMVKEMFQSDVAKEFFNIEEIVKLIEEHYTGKENHARQIWTIYVFLIWYKKFFIEL
- the ytaF gene encoding sporulation membrane protein YtaF, giving the protein MLEALLLVIALSLDAFVASIAYGTSKIKIPISSVAVISTICSFILAISLFLGSILKMVLPNRFATTISFIALMLLGIYYLLEGIVKANLRKSESSNKRIKFRFADMQLVLDIYLDETRADLDNSKNLNPREALYLAIALSIDSLAVGFASSLGEVNYILAILFSLVAGAIAILAGLFLGRKLAETAKINLSWLSGALLLVLAILKLV
- a CDS encoding amino acid racemase; this translates as MREKIIGILGGMGPDATCVLFERIIRFTNAKCDSEHIRVIIDNNPKIPDRTGAILGKSVSPVSELVKTAANLQNSGVDFIIIPCITSHYYFKEIQKEINVPILNALEITKEYIDKQCTNINKIGVIATSGTVKTNLFQNLLKDKEIIIPTEEEQREYVMEIIYGKDGVKAGNRSGKLKDYLAEIVEKLKGRGAEAIIAGCTEISIVLEQSDIDIPLIDPLTLMAQKSVLIAKNLNDSSSLDNRI
- a CDS encoding C39 family peptidase; protein product: MKKMTKRKSRKLRLFRFIFRMILLISFVFVIVKFGKAIIGKDIEDNEPFQIIKDTFVKQQGRITIKNIDGDSELPIKNSRFSITNIDTGEVADTITTDKDGIAVSDLLDYDNVYEIKLIESHPYYQSGKDDILTLEIDQENQEIIIQNKMNEYIKHVQQTEDGEFIIDEVYIDVPTVMQNPELPNGCEITSLTSVLNYKGYNAEKTEMADVYLPKEAFYVKNEKLYGANPYKSYAGNPREKNGFFSYAPPIVEAANSYLDTVQGKEKPIDISNSTREEIIDYLNQGIPVVIWVTLDLSKPKINYSWYLSDTGEKTDMPINLHCVVLNGYAGDNVHVMNPLKGQVAYDADAFFQSYVELGSHAVILH
- a CDS encoding UDP-N-acetylmuramoyl-L-alanyl-D-glutamate--2,6-diaminopimelate ligase translates to MLLTKVIKELDCIKTIGDLDKEISGIAYDSREVADNFIFVAISGFTVDGHDFIEKAIENGANVIIAEKDVFINRADVTFLKVKDSRKALAKISSNYYNNPTKKINMIGITGTNGKTSTSFLIKSIFEQAKKPIDLIGTIGSVIGKRLAKTKNTTPESLNLQQMFSEMVDINTQNCIMEVSSHALSLDRVAECDFNTGIYTNLTPDHLELHNSMEEYFHAKAKLFKMTKDYNIINIDDEYGRRLVEEAKNLKSKTITYGIDNKADIYATSICYSADFTSFVANTPKGSIEIKVNFPGKIYIYNSLAAIACAYCNDIELKDIQKGIEAVKDIKGRFEVVYKDKDYKIIVDFAHTEDGLEKALSAIKPFTKGRLILVFGVYAAPGEKGRAKRYAMGKVAAKYSDIAVVTSDNPKDQDPNSIIKEIVESIKEHNGTYVSLVDRKEAIRYAIEISKKDDIIFVAGKGHETSQKIGKIEVPFNETEIITEIIKSSTKKTS
- a CDS encoding putative heavy metal-binding protein, with amino-acid sequence MIVTTTPNVDGRKIKEYRGIVFGEVISGVNFLKDFAAGLSNFFGGRSQSYEGELIKAREDALREMQSRASALGCNAVVGVDIDYEVLGEGGNMLMVTASGTGVVLE
- a CDS encoding carboxylate--amine ligase, with amino-acid sequence MDNKAVVLGTNYYIALSAIRCLGVHGVKVVAMDYSEKDTYAAKSKYLSERLIVPHYKKDTKRFIEFLIDYAKKQESPPVLIPCHDLHAEVIDAHLEELKKYYLIPQTEPGLWTKVMDKGSLYQLAIEHGVAVPETVRLDDENFLEKVETIVKYPCIVKPVDSPSFVAKFRRKLFKVQNREELEEALDKAKNAGLEVIVQRIIPGFDDHMYTFDAYLNQDAKVTHWSTCQKYRQFPINFGASVYTGHKYVPELYEIGAKFFETIKFKGFAEIEFKKDSETGKFYMIEVNARITNFNNLLYKLGLNIPYITYREMTGAPLEPKSFKEDQNLVFWYAYEDILAIRDYIKSGQLTFKEIFKSLLRPKAYAIWDWKDPMPAFSYAGIIMGKVFRKIFKTKD
- a CDS encoding TetR/AcrR family transcriptional regulator; amino-acid sequence: MDKSQIYRQKILSCAKEILEINGEDAITIDNIARKCKISKSTFYNYFSNKEDLINHLNSFSDIDGFFVSGTRELILLKAIEAFPRFGFNEIDMDKIAKLAKIKRTTIYNYFSSKEELWENCIRYIVDKQKSIIESIVLADENPVEVMDNYIDSLFKLENEYYNAIIIVSKYHYISNKKMQELLKELIDIKIKLFSSIIENGKQKGSYKKDINSINTAKLITTFLFGLSFIDAEDIGESKKKLFNLLHNFIKENNLSKEVHEP